A window of the Bacillus andreraoultii genome harbors these coding sequences:
- a CDS encoding acid-soluble spore protein N yields the protein MSKNDHQQYQPDHLGMQPRKYGGNKGKKMQDQSGQHPQVIQTKGE from the coding sequence ATGAGTAAAAATGATCATCAACAATATCAACCAGACCATCTTGGAATGCAACCTCGTAAATACGGTGGAAATAAAGGAAAGAAAATGCAAGATCAATCAGGACAACACCCTCAAGTAATTCAAACAAAAGGTGAATAA
- a CDS encoding FbpB family small basic protein, with the protein MRKSRKRSFSELVSENKMQILKDQEIMEKIEKRIEEKRMKKAE; encoded by the coding sequence TTGAGAAAAAGCAGAAAGCGTTCATTTTCTGAACTCGTTAGTGAAAATAAAATGCAGATATTAAAAGACCAAGAAATTATGGAAAAAATAGAGAAAAGAATTGAAGAAAAGCGTATGAAAAAAGCTGAATAG
- the acnA gene encoding aconitate hydratase AcnA, with translation MSNKPLYDSKKSFELNGKRYHYYRLKSIEEQGVAKISRLPYSIRVLLESVLRQVDGRVITKEHVDNLAKWGSEEVKDAEVPFKPSRVILQDFTGVPAVVDLASLRKAMADLGGDPDQINPEIPVDLVIDHSVQVDKYGTNDALRLNMELEFERNAERYQFLSWAQKAFDNYRAVPPATGIVHQVNLEYLANVVHAIEENGEYVAFPDTLVGTDSHTTMINGIGVLGWGVGGIEAEAGMLGQPSYFPIPEVIGVKLTNQLPNGATATDLALKVTQVLREKGVVGKFVEFFGPGVSTLPLADRATIANMAPEYGATCGFFPVDEESLAYLRLTGRSEEQIELVKTYLQNNDLFFTTENEDPTYTDIVELDLSTIEANLAGPKRPQDLIPLSKMKESFHTAISAPAGNQGFGLKQEELNKETTVEFADGTKTTMKTGAVAIAAITSCTNTSNPYVMLGAGLVAKKAVEKGLVPPKYVKTSLAPGSKVVTGYLKDSGLLSYLEKIGFNLVGYGCTTCIGNSGPLLEEIEKAVADSDLLVTSVLSGNRNFEGRIHPLVKANYLASPPLVVAYALAGTVDIDLENDPIGKDKDGNAVYLKDIWPTTEEVNEYVKRTVTPELFRKQYERVFDDNERWNAIETSEDALYTWDNDSTYIQNPPFFENLSPEPEEVKPLTGMRIVGKFGDSVTTDHISPAGSIGLKTPAGKYLTEKGVKPRDFNSYGSRRGNHEVMMRGTFANIRIRNQIAPGTEGGYTTYWPTGEVMSIYDACMKYKEQGTGLVVLAGHDYGMGSSRDWAAKGTNLLGIKTVIAQSFERIHRSNLVLMGVLPLQFKQGESAETLGLTGNEVINVQIDENVKPRDFVKVTAKKENGDVVEFEVLVRFDSEVEIDYYRHGGILQMVLREKLQSNTVTNN, from the coding sequence TTGTCAAACAAACCGTTATATGACTCAAAGAAATCTTTTGAACTAAATGGAAAACGATATCATTATTATCGTTTGAAATCAATTGAAGAACAAGGGGTAGCGAAAATTTCCCGACTACCTTATTCAATCCGGGTTTTACTTGAATCTGTTTTGCGCCAAGTTGATGGGCGAGTAATTACAAAAGAACATGTAGATAATTTAGCAAAATGGGGATCAGAAGAAGTAAAAGATGCTGAAGTTCCTTTTAAACCTTCACGTGTCATTTTACAAGACTTTACTGGTGTTCCTGCTGTTGTCGATTTAGCTTCACTTAGAAAAGCAATGGCTGATCTTGGTGGAGATCCAGATCAAATTAACCCAGAAATTCCAGTTGATCTTGTTATTGACCACTCGGTACAAGTAGATAAATACGGTACAAACGATGCGTTACGACTAAATATGGAACTAGAATTCGAACGGAATGCGGAACGTTATCAATTCTTAAGTTGGGCACAAAAAGCGTTCGATAACTATCGTGCTGTTCCACCTGCAACAGGTATCGTTCACCAAGTAAACTTAGAATATTTGGCCAATGTTGTGCATGCTATAGAGGAAAACGGCGAATATGTTGCTTTCCCTGATACGTTAGTTGGGACTGACTCCCATACAACAATGATTAACGGTATTGGTGTTCTTGGATGGGGTGTTGGTGGTATTGAGGCTGAAGCTGGTATGCTTGGACAACCATCTTATTTTCCAATTCCTGAAGTTATTGGTGTAAAACTAACGAATCAACTACCAAACGGTGCAACTGCAACAGATTTAGCATTAAAAGTTACTCAAGTGTTGCGTGAAAAAGGTGTTGTAGGGAAATTTGTTGAATTCTTCGGACCAGGTGTTTCGACATTACCATTAGCTGACCGTGCCACAATTGCGAACATGGCACCAGAGTACGGTGCAACTTGTGGCTTCTTCCCTGTTGACGAAGAATCTCTCGCATATTTACGTTTAACTGGACGTAGTGAAGAACAAATTGAATTAGTTAAAACGTACTTACAAAACAATGATTTATTCTTTACAACAGAAAACGAGGATCCAACATATACAGATATCGTAGAACTTGATTTATCAACAATTGAAGCAAATCTCGCTGGACCAAAACGTCCACAAGATTTAATTCCATTATCGAAAATGAAAGAATCTTTCCATACTGCGATTAGTGCACCGGCTGGAAACCAAGGATTCGGTTTAAAACAAGAAGAACTTAATAAAGAAACAACTGTTGAGTTTGCTGATGGTACAAAGACAACAATGAAAACAGGTGCTGTAGCAATCGCTGCAATTACAAGCTGTACAAACACATCTAATCCTTATGTTATGTTAGGTGCAGGACTTGTCGCGAAAAAAGCTGTCGAAAAAGGTCTGGTGCCACCAAAATATGTAAAAACATCACTTGCACCAGGTTCTAAAGTTGTGACAGGTTACTTAAAGGATTCTGGACTTCTTTCATATTTAGAGAAAATTGGCTTTAACCTTGTTGGTTACGGTTGTACGACATGTATCGGTAACTCAGGTCCACTTTTAGAAGAAATCGAAAAGGCTGTCGCTGATAGTGATCTTCTCGTTACTTCTGTTTTATCAGGTAACCGGAACTTTGAAGGGCGAATTCATCCACTTGTAAAAGCAAACTATCTAGCTTCACCACCATTAGTTGTTGCCTATGCTTTAGCAGGTACAGTAGATATTGATCTTGAAAATGATCCAATCGGAAAAGATAAAGATGGAAATGCTGTTTACTTGAAAGACATCTGGCCAACTACTGAAGAAGTAAATGAATATGTAAAACGAACAGTAACACCGGAATTATTCCGTAAACAATATGAGCGTGTGTTTGACGATAACGAACGTTGGAACGCAATTGAAACAAGTGAGGACGCACTGTACACTTGGGATAATGATTCAACTTATATCCAAAACCCACCATTCTTTGAAAACTTGAGTCCAGAACCTGAAGAGGTAAAACCTTTAACTGGTATGCGTATAGTTGGTAAATTTGGTGATTCTGTTACAACTGACCATATTTCACCAGCAGGTTCGATCGGTTTGAAAACACCAGCAGGTAAATATTTAACTGAAAAAGGTGTTAAACCACGTGACTTTAACTCTTATGGATCTCGTCGTGGTAACCATGAAGTTATGATGCGTGGAACATTTGCAAACATTCGAATTCGTAACCAAATTGCACCAGGAACAGAGGGCGGTTATACAACTTATTGGCCAACTGGTGAAGTCATGTCCATTTATGATGCTTGCATGAAATATAAAGAGCAAGGAACGGGCCTTGTAGTTCTTGCAGGTCATGATTATGGAATGGGTTCTTCTCGTGACTGGGCTGCAAAAGGTACAAACTTACTAGGCATTAAAACAGTAATTGCTCAAAGTTTTGAGCGTATTCACCGCTCTAATTTAGTGTTAATGGGTGTATTACCATTACAATTTAAACAAGGTGAAAGTGCTGAAACACTAGGTTTAACTGGAAATGAAGTTATTAATGTTCAAATCGATGAAAATGTTAAACCACGTGATTTTGTAAAAGTTACTGCTAAAAAGGAAAATGGCGATGTTGTTGAGTTTGAAGTACTCGTTCGTTTCGACTCTGAAGTTGAAATTGATTACTATCGTCATGGTGGTATTTTACAAATGGTATTACGCGAAAAACTACAAAGTAATACTGTAACAAATAACTAA